The DNA region AGTTGGGTTTATATTTTGAGTCATGAGTTTGTTTGAAATTTGCACAAGAGGTTAAAAAtcaatgcttttttttttatatcaaagCTTTTTTCTCTCTGTTGGCTTTATCCCCCTGGATCTTGCAAGAATCATGAAGTAACTTCACACACAAGCAATTCATCAATGGTAGATCAGGGTTTCCATTTTTTGGGATCGGAGTGATGTAGATCTGAAGGAAAAACTTTAGAAAAATGAAAGATTTCGCTAGCGCGGTAGACAATGGAACTCCGACACGTTGAACGAAAGTGAGGCGCAAAGCTCCGACGATGTTAAGATTGAGTGGCGAAGCCCTTGCGAGGTTGACGATAGTGAGGGGTGAAGCTCCCGCTAGGTTGATAAATTACAATAAACATCTTAGCTTAAGAGAgagaatattatatttttatatataattcaatCCTAACTACAATCTAAAGAATATTTGTAAATTCTTAAAATCTAACAATGTTTAATGGTGGTCCACAATTTATGTTTTCACAGAGCAACTTCACAAGGTAATTTGTGACTATTATTGCAAAAAGTATTAAGGAGGAGGTTTACCAACCTAGGTTATGAATTTCACTCCCCACAGTTTACTCATGGAAAAATCTATGAACTATAATGCATCAGCATTTCAGCAGCCTTTAACTAGCCAACTTATTCATGGAAAAATCTATGGACTATAACGCATGCATCAACATTGAACACTTTCAGCagcctttttattttattttttttagccACATGCATGATTTCAGGACAAACTATCATCAAACCAATTTAAACTATATTAATTCTTGGATAAGTAAAATTAGTTCTTGAACCAATGTGGTTGTAAATTCATTTTATAATGTTTtcactacatttttttttgacactATGTTTTCACTACATAGATGATAGAACACACTTTTTAAGACAGGGTGATGGTGGGGCTATATTTCAGTCACATGTAAAATAAGATGTGTATCCAATTCATGCATGAACAATGACTCATTTCAAAAATGGAGTGGACCCCACTCCCATATCCTCCCTCTTTCGTTTCGCAGCCACCACACTCATAATATAAAACCCCACACTCACAACGTTCACACGAACGAACACTCGCTCATTTCCTCTCTTCACCGCCGGCAACACCAACCACCGCCGATGGCCGTCGTCCGCCACCGCCGTCAACCCAACCTCCGCCTCCCGGAGCTCTCCGACCACCGCCCCCGCTTCACTCTCCCTCTCGCCCCCACCACAACCTTCAAATCCTCCTCCGCCACCACCTCTACCACCGCCGGAGATGCCATCGTCCCCGGCGACATTGAAAAGCTCGCCGTCCTCGGCAACGGCAACGGCGGCACCGTCTACAAAGTCCACCACAAGCCCACCTCCACCATCTACGCTCTAAAAGTCGTCCACACCGGCTCCGACCCCACCACGCGCCGCCGTACCTTCGCCGAAATCAACATCCTCCGCCGCGCCTCCGACTGCCCCCACGTCGTCCGGTACCACGGCTCCTTCGAAAAACCCTCCGGCGACGTCGCAATCCTCATGGAATACATGGAATCCGGCACCCTAGAATCCACCCTTCAATCCCACGGCACGTTCTCCGAACAACAACTCGCCGCGGTGGCGCGTGACGTCCTCCACGGCGTCGCGTACCTCCACGCGCGCAACATCGCCCACCGCGACATCAAGCCGGCAAACCTTCTCATTAACAGCAAAAATGAAGTTAAGATAGCTGACTTCGGTGTTAGTAAGCTCATGTGCCGCACGCTTGAAGCGTGTAACTCCTACGTCGGCACGTGCGCGTACATGAGCCCCGAACGGTTCGACCCGGAAGCTTCTGGCGGGAATTATAACGGTTTTGCTGCTGATATTTGGAGCTTGGGTTTGACCCTGTTTGAACTCTATGTGGGTCATTTTCCATTTCTTCAAGCGGGTCAGAGACCCGATTGGGTTACCTTAATGTGTGGAATTTGCTTCGGCGACCCGCCGAGCCTCCCGGAGACCGCGTCGCCGGAGTTTCGTAGCTTTGTCGAATGCTGCCTTAAGAAGGAGTCCGGTGAGAGGTGGACGGCGGCTCAGCTGTTGGCCCACCCGTTTGTTTGTAAAGACCCGGGAACTTGTTAAAAATGGGCTGACCCGGATTTTGTAGTCAGTCGGGTCGGGTATCCAAGGATGAGATACCTTTAGTTCTTCTATTTAGCAGTTTTTAGTTGCTGTATATTCCCCCACGGATTCTACTTTTTGGATTTAGATGAATTATTCCCTCTGTATATTTTATCCTCTACAGTGTTGAAGGGATTAAGAATATAATTCAGATGAAAGCAAATTTGCAACTGAATGGCGTAAATTATTCACATAATTTTTCTTGCTATATTTacttttttatgataattaatCATCAAGTTGAAGTGAGGATCATTGAGACATGTgatgtaaaaaaattagaagGTTAAAATAAAACT from Lotus japonicus ecotype B-129 chromosome 2, LjGifu_v1.2 includes:
- the LOC130738742 gene encoding mitogen-activated protein kinase kinase 9-like — protein: MAVVRHRRQPNLRLPELSDHRPRFTLPLAPTTTFKSSSATTSTTAGDAIVPGDIEKLAVLGNGNGGTVYKVHHKPTSTIYALKVVHTGSDPTTRRRTFAEINILRRASDCPHVVRYHGSFEKPSGDVAILMEYMESGTLESTLQSHGTFSEQQLAAVARDVLHGVAYLHARNIAHRDIKPANLLINSKNEVKIADFGVSKLMCRTLEACNSYVGTCAYMSPERFDPEASGGNYNGFAADIWSLGLTLFELYVGHFPFLQAGQRPDWVTLMCGICFGDPPSLPETASPEFRSFVECCLKKESGERWTAAQLLAHPFVCKDPGTC